Proteins from a genomic interval of Oceanispirochaeta crateris:
- the pth gene encoding aminoacyl-tRNA hydrolase, with translation MKLLKKVPQNKSYSDLLIVGLGNPGLKYERTRHNVGFDLIELLSKQLNLFMRKPLFRNYLYGSLLRGQRRIHLVEPLTYMNRSGDILPGLVKKLSLSAEDIIIVTDNMDLLPGRVRMKPRGSSAGHNGLKSIIHTLGTGEFFRIYIGIGRPGKEESVIDHVLGVFSDSDRQLVDSALQRTASIIQSLVDQEMEQLLNEINSKKS, from the coding sequence ATGAAGCTGCTGAAGAAGGTACCGCAGAATAAATCTTATTCTGATCTACTTATTGTCGGTCTGGGGAATCCCGGGCTGAAATATGAAAGAACCCGGCATAATGTCGGGTTTGATTTAATTGAGCTGCTTTCAAAGCAGCTCAATTTATTTATGAGGAAGCCTCTTTTTCGGAATTATCTTTACGGTTCCCTATTGAGGGGTCAGAGGCGTATCCACCTTGTAGAGCCTCTGACCTATATGAACAGATCGGGTGACATTCTTCCAGGTCTCGTGAAAAAACTCTCACTCTCTGCTGAAGATATTATTATTGTTACTGACAATATGGATTTACTCCCAGGGCGTGTTCGCATGAAGCCTCGAGGTTCTTCGGCTGGGCATAACGGCCTGAAATCAATTATTCATACACTGGGCACAGGAGAGTTTTTTAGAATCTACATAGGCATAGGCCGGCCCGGGAAAGAAGAATCTGTTATCGACCATGTCCTTGGTGTCTTTTCCGACAGTGACCGTCAGCTTGTAGACTCGGCTTTACAGCGCACTGCTTCTATCATCCAAAGTCTGGTAGATCAAGAAATGGAACAGCTTTTAAATGAAATCAATTCAAAAAAAAGTTGA
- the tilS gene encoding tRNA lysidine(34) synthetase TilS: MKSIQKKVETQFYATLSSQLSQHKRPLRIVTAFSGGPDSTALLVLLQKFRTELNYTLEAAYVNHGIRPADELSQEELKVERLTSEMNIPLHQKNLMPGFLTSFALKKHTGVEAAARLYRYRFFDRIMQKSEVCSLTALGHNRNDQEETILMRLFSGGGLEGLKGIPEERENLIRPLIQIDRLSIMSYLESIQIAFVHDSSNFEKDYLRNKIRLDLMRQIGEIFPEGTSSLHRLREDTLSILNHYNSLIDEQCPWTSSGGRRICNFSDFKRLPLVSQRSLLLKNMNLIMHSRYSDNRIPRSFFNPLESLSDDKGMILKGHGIQFYKKQDRLILEQIERSNQWDHFFFNLNLDSPYRSDRFTLELKESCGISGGDKVLDLPQEVNTLIVRSPLSATELRPYTKKKQDSLTLLCSGRKVLCVIDADGEILYSWRENKKRLEIGRNTNHLCVIIIVRGDYAPGRK, from the coding sequence ATGAAATCAATTCAAAAAAAAGTTGAAACACAATTCTATGCGACTTTAAGTTCTCAATTAAGCCAACACAAGCGGCCACTCAGGATTGTAACGGCCTTCTCCGGAGGTCCTGATTCTACGGCGCTTCTGGTGTTACTTCAAAAATTCAGAACAGAATTGAATTATACCCTGGAAGCTGCCTATGTGAACCATGGGATTCGACCCGCCGATGAACTCTCGCAGGAAGAGCTTAAAGTAGAGCGTCTTACTTCAGAAATGAATATCCCCCTTCATCAAAAGAATCTTATGCCCGGGTTCTTAACTTCCTTTGCCCTAAAGAAGCACACGGGGGTTGAAGCCGCAGCCCGTCTTTATCGTTACCGTTTTTTTGATCGTATCATGCAGAAATCAGAAGTTTGTTCTCTCACAGCTCTGGGACACAACCGCAATGATCAAGAAGAAACAATTCTCATGCGTTTGTTTTCCGGAGGAGGGCTTGAAGGTCTAAAAGGTATACCCGAGGAACGGGAGAATCTGATTCGTCCTCTCATTCAAATAGACCGGCTCTCAATCATGTCATACCTGGAATCCATTCAAATCGCTTTTGTTCATGACAGTAGTAATTTTGAAAAAGATTACCTACGCAATAAAATAAGGCTTGATCTGATGAGGCAAATCGGGGAGATCTTTCCCGAGGGGACTTCTTCCTTACATCGTCTGAGAGAGGATACCCTCTCTATTTTAAATCATTACAACAGTCTCATTGACGAACAGTGTCCCTGGACGAGTTCCGGTGGAAGGAGAATCTGTAACTTTTCTGATTTTAAGAGACTGCCCCTTGTGAGTCAAAGAAGCCTTTTACTAAAAAACATGAATCTAATCATGCATTCCAGATATTCTGACAACAGGATACCCAGGAGTTTTTTTAATCCCCTGGAGAGTCTTTCCGATGACAAAGGGATGATCCTCAAGGGGCATGGAATCCAATTCTATAAAAAACAGGACCGCCTGATTCTGGAACAGATAGAAAGGTCAAACCAGTGGGATCATTTTTTTTTCAATTTGAATCTGGACAGCCCTTACCGTTCTGACCGCTTTACTCTTGAGTTAAAAGAGTCCTGTGGTATTTCTGGGGGTGACAAGGTACTTGATTTGCCCCAGGAGGTGAACACTCTTATTGTCCGATCCCCCTTGTCGGCCACCGAGTTAAGGCCGTATACAAAGAAAAAACAGGATTCCCTAACGCTTCTTTGCTCGGGGCGAAAGGTTTTATGTGTGATTGATGCCGATGGTGAGATTTTGTATTCTTGGAGAGAAAACAAAAAAAGATTAGAAATTGGAAGAAACACTAATCATCTATGTGTTATAATTATAGTCAGAGGTGACTATGCCCCAGGAAGAAAATAA
- a CDS encoding 50S ribosomal protein L25, translating into MEQKTLSVIERTEFKKGPAKKLRSEGLIPAVVYGHTDPLHIAVNAIEFGKKFRVVTENTIIKLELGGKTIEVLVKDIDEDIVTETIKHIDFFEFEQGKTLKTRVPIHLVGNSAGAKEGGAVEQKLHELEIECLPKDLPEAIEIDITSLGMGDSIHVSQVPLEDGVKFLNSETQTVVVITSPKAAVVETEDEGEDEAAEEGTAE; encoded by the coding sequence ATGGAGCAGAAAACCCTTTCTGTCATTGAAAGAACAGAATTCAAGAAAGGTCCTGCCAAGAAATTGAGGAGCGAAGGTTTAATTCCTGCCGTTGTCTACGGACACACAGATCCTCTTCATATTGCGGTAAATGCCATTGAGTTTGGTAAAAAATTTAGAGTTGTTACAGAAAATACAATTATTAAGCTTGAACTAGGTGGTAAGACTATCGAAGTCCTAGTGAAAGATATTGATGAGGATATTGTAACCGAGACAATTAAGCACATTGACTTTTTTGAGTTTGAACAGGGAAAAACCCTTAAGACTCGCGTTCCTATTCACCTTGTTGGTAACTCAGCTGGTGCCAAGGAAGGTGGTGCGGTTGAACAGAAATTGCATGAGCTGGAAATCGAATGTCTGCCCAAGGATCTTCCCGAGGCCATTGAAATTGATATTACATCTCTGGGGATGGGAGACTCAATTCATGTTAGTCAGGTTCCCCTCGAAGATGGTGTTAAATTCCTGAACTCAGAAACGCAGACTGTTGTTGTTATTACATCACCCAAGGCTGCTGTTGTTGAAACTGAAGATGAAGGTGAAGATGAAGCTGCTGAAGAAGGTACCGCAGAATAA
- the ispE gene encoding 4-(cytidine 5'-diphospho)-2-C-methyl-D-erythritol kinase, with protein sequence MRTVSIQAPAKINLHLQVGSLRPDGFHDICSLFQAVSFYDDIIMELTEKEGEIIIEGDFPCLPEDNLIFKTIELFRKNCSDQRGVKVRVTKRIPSEAGLGGGSSDAAAVLKGLMLLLEIHPGNHALFTMASQLGSDVPFFLKYPSAVVTGRGEILEDTGHVPSLYGVLVKGAGAGISTAAAYREIDHAFEKGILDQYVLTKEDMLKAYLHEKPEEWPFFNSFLETYRKESKPLEFISKLLYDAEAIFAGLSGSGSAMFGLFHSQRSAMNAEQSLKGQFPFVERINFLNSIPDAVVI encoded by the coding sequence ATGAGAACAGTTAGTATTCAGGCCCCGGCTAAAATCAATCTTCATCTCCAGGTCGGAAGTCTCCGGCCTGATGGGTTTCATGACATCTGTTCTCTTTTTCAGGCTGTCAGTTTCTATGATGACATCATCATGGAGTTGACGGAAAAAGAGGGTGAAATCATTATTGAAGGTGATTTTCCCTGTCTGCCGGAAGACAACCTGATTTTCAAAACCATAGAGCTTTTTCGTAAAAACTGTTCAGATCAGAGAGGTGTGAAAGTTCGGGTTACAAAAAGAATTCCCAGCGAAGCAGGATTGGGTGGCGGTTCATCCGATGCCGCTGCTGTCCTCAAAGGGTTGATGCTCCTTTTAGAGATACACCCTGGAAACCATGCTCTGTTTACCATGGCATCTCAACTGGGGAGTGATGTTCCCTTTTTTCTTAAATACCCTTCAGCTGTAGTTACAGGCCGGGGAGAAATCCTCGAAGATACGGGGCATGTCCCCAGTCTCTATGGAGTTCTTGTAAAAGGAGCTGGAGCCGGCATTTCAACAGCAGCTGCGTATAGGGAAATAGACCATGCATTTGAGAAGGGAATACTGGATCAATATGTTCTGACCAAAGAAGATATGCTCAAGGCCTATCTGCATGAGAAACCCGAAGAATGGCCCTTTTTTAACAGCTTCCTGGAAACTTACAGAAAAGAATCCAAACCTCTTGAGTTTATTTCTAAACTTCTTTATGATGCAGAAGCTATATTTGCAGGTTTATCTGGAAGCGGCAGCGCGATGTTCGGGCTCTTCCATTCGCAAAGATCAGCCATGAATGCGGAACAGTCTTTAAAAGGGCAGTTTCCTTTTGTAGAAAGAATTAATTTCCTTAATAGCATTCCTGATGCAGTTGTAATATAA
- the spoVG gene encoding septation regulator SpoVG, protein MEITDIRIRKVNADGKLKAYVTVTFDESFVVHNVKIIEGDSGVFIAMPSRKTKNGVYKDVAHPINTDFRTILQDRILDEYNNLEPEPENLEEGDG, encoded by the coding sequence ATGGAGATTACTGACATCCGCATTCGTAAGGTCAATGCAGACGGTAAACTAAAGGCATATGTAACAGTTACGTTTGATGAGTCTTTTGTTGTTCACAATGTAAAGATTATTGAAGGTGACAGTGGTGTTTTCATTGCTATGCCTAGCAGGAAAACTAAAAATGGTGTGTATAAGGATGTTGCTCATCCCATTAATACAGACTTCAGGACTATCCTACAGGATAGAATCCTGGATGAATATAACAATCTTGAACCTGAACCAGAAAATCTGGAAGAAGGTGATGGTTGA
- the nadB gene encoding L-aspartate oxidase produces the protein MSENDQFDVIVIGTGISGLATAVTASEKGLKVGIFSKSGDLEETNTYYAQGGIVGNGHEDSPELLSEDIIKAGDFLNSTEAVNLLSKTGPDLVDEYLVKKLGISFSRDSKGQLDLTREAVHSVRRIYHERDISGKAIEKGMLAYVKKLKGIQVFPFHMAIDLISSCHHSTDTQSRYGKNRIIGAYILNCETKSVNPVFAGAVVLATGGVGNLYLHSSNPSIATGDGIAMAYQAGASLINSEYVQFHPTTLYHRDAENFLISEAVRGEGAILINKKGEPFMERYNPSLKDLAPRDEVSRSIYMEMERCGSTYVYLDTPRMSVDIPKRFPGIYSKCLEVGLDITKEPIPVVPAAHYFCGGVKVDMDGQTTIPGLYAVGETACTGVHGANRLASISLLEGLVLGLRAGWSISQTHERPSLSMRRSIPQWIFPANEDKVDPVLIKSDVHTIQSLMWNYVGIIRSTKRLSRALSDLNYHSHRIDRFYRQAGLTRDLVELRNSVLAASVITNAAYNNKHSRGCHYIIRGDVPHENS, from the coding sequence TTGTCAGAAAACGATCAATTTGACGTCATTGTCATTGGAACAGGAATCTCCGGGCTTGCAACGGCTGTAACCGCCAGTGAAAAAGGTTTGAAGGTCGGGATCTTCAGTAAATCTGGAGATCTTGAGGAAACGAATACCTATTATGCTCAGGGAGGCATTGTTGGGAATGGGCATGAAGACAGTCCAGAGCTTCTGTCGGAAGACATCATTAAGGCAGGAGATTTTCTCAACAGTACAGAGGCTGTGAATCTTTTATCCAAAACCGGACCGGATCTGGTAGACGAATATTTGGTGAAGAAACTTGGAATTTCTTTTTCGAGGGACAGTAAGGGGCAGCTTGATCTGACAAGAGAAGCGGTTCATTCAGTAAGGCGCATCTACCATGAGAGAGATATTAGCGGTAAGGCTATAGAGAAGGGTATGCTGGCTTATGTTAAAAAACTGAAAGGGATTCAGGTTTTTCCATTTCATATGGCAATCGACCTCATCTCCAGCTGCCATCATTCTACCGATACACAATCCAGATATGGTAAGAATCGTATCATTGGTGCCTATATCCTCAATTGTGAAACAAAATCCGTAAATCCTGTTTTTGCCGGAGCCGTCGTTCTGGCCACAGGCGGTGTGGGAAATCTGTACCTTCACTCCTCCAATCCTTCTATCGCGACAGGTGATGGGATAGCCATGGCCTACCAGGCAGGAGCCAGCCTGATTAACTCCGAATATGTGCAGTTCCATCCTACCACTTTGTACCATAGGGATGCAGAAAATTTTCTGATATCCGAGGCTGTACGTGGTGAAGGGGCCATCCTGATCAACAAGAAGGGTGAGCCCTTTATGGAACGATATAATCCCAGTCTCAAAGATCTGGCCCCCCGTGACGAGGTATCCAGGTCCATTTACATGGAAATGGAGCGCTGTGGATCTACCTATGTTTACCTGGATACACCCCGTATGAGTGTCGATATTCCCAAACGCTTTCCTGGAATTTACAGTAAGTGTTTGGAAGTGGGACTAGATATTACGAAGGAACCTATTCCGGTCGTCCCTGCTGCTCACTATTTTTGCGGCGGAGTGAAGGTTGATATGGATGGACAAACGACTATTCCAGGGCTTTATGCCGTTGGAGAAACTGCCTGTACGGGAGTTCATGGAGCAAACAGACTGGCGTCTATCTCTCTCCTCGAAGGGCTTGTTCTGGGTCTGCGGGCCGGCTGGTCTATCTCTCAAACTCATGAACGGCCGTCCCTGTCCATGCGGCGCTCCATTCCGCAATGGATTTTTCCTGCCAATGAAGATAAGGTCGATCCCGTATTGATCAAAAGTGATGTTCATACCATTCAGAGTCTGATGTGGAATTATGTGGGTATCATAAGGTCTACAAAACGTCTGTCTCGAGCCTTGTCTGATCTGAACTATCATTCTCACAGAATTGACAGGTTCTATAGGCAGGCAGGACTGACAAGAGACCTGGTAGAATTGAGGAACTCTGTCTTGGCTGCTTCGGTAATAACCAATGCAGCCTATAATAACAAGCATTCAAGAGGATGCCATTATATTATCAGAGGGGATGTGCCCCATGAGAACAGTTAG